One genomic segment of Desmodus rotundus isolate HL8 chromosome 5, HLdesRot8A.1, whole genome shotgun sequence includes these proteins:
- the PSMA1 gene encoding proteasome subunit alpha type-1: protein MFRNQYDNDVTVWSPQGRIHQIEYAMEAVKQGSATVGLKSKTHAVLVALKRAQSELAAHQKKILHVDNHIGISIAGLTADARLLCNFMRQECLDSRFVFDRPLPVSRLVALIGSKTQIPTQRYGRRPYGVGLLIAGYDDMGPHIFQTCPSANYFDCRAMSIGARSQSARTYLERHMSEFMECNLNELVKHGLRALRETLPAEQDLTTKNVSIGIVGKDLEFTIYDDDDVSPFLEGLEERPQRKAQPAQPADEPAEKADEPMEH, encoded by the exons ATG TTTCGAAACCAGTATGACAATGATGTCACTGTTTGGAGTCCTCAG ggcCGGATTCATCAAATTGAGTATGCAATGGAAGCTGTCAAACAAGGTTCGGCCACAGTTGGTCTAAAATCAAAAACCCATGCAGTGTTGGTTGCACTGAAG AGAGCACAGTCAGAGCTCGCAGctcatcagaaaaaaattctCCACGTTGACAACCATATTGGTATCTCAATTGCGGGACTTACTGCTGATGCTAGACTGTTATG taatTTTATGCGCCAGGAGTGTTTGGATTCCAGATTTGTATTTGACAGACCTCTTCCTGTGTCTCGTCTTGTAGCTCTAATTGGAAGCA AGACCCAGATACCAACGCAAAGATATGGCAGAAGACCATATGGTGttgggctgcttattgctggttATGAT GATATGGGTCCTCATATTTTCCAAACCTGTCCATCTGCTAACTATTTTGACTGCAGAGCAATGTCCATTGGAGCCCGTTCTCAATCAGCTCGTACTTACTTGGAAAGACATATGTCTGAATTTATGGAgt GCAATTTGAATGAATTGGTTAAGCATGGTCTGCGTGCTTTAAGAGAGACACTTCCTGCAGAACAGGACCTAACTACAAAG AATGTTTCCATTGGAATTGTTGGTAAAGACTTGGAGTTTACtatttatgatgatgatgatgtgtctCCATTCCTGGAAGGTCTTGAAGAAAGGCCACAGAGAAAGGCACAG ccTGCTCAGCCAGCTGATGAACCTGCAGAAAAGGCTGATGAACCAATGGAGCATTAA